The Nevskiales bacterium genome contains the following window.
CGGAGTCGATCGGCTGCCTCACTGACGGCGTACGGCTTCAATTAGTAGACACGCGCGGAGGTGGGTCTTGTGGTTGTGATCAGGCACAACGCCCAACGACATAATCTTGGCGCTGAAGGCGGCCAGCAGCATGGGCATGTGCAACGAGCTGCGACGTCCACCTAACGCACGTTGAATTTCGATAGGACGTTTCTTGCCTAGATACAGCTTGTACAAAATTCCGGAGGTCATGTTCGACAGGAACACCCAGCGGCTTACTTCGCGGGGGGTCATGTAATCCTGGAAATATTCAATGCCCAGACCGGCATTGTTCAGGTTTGCACACCATTCATCCAGAGTCCAGTAGCGCAAATGCGCGCATCGCTTGTCGATGGTTTCGAAATAGGCCATCGCCTGTTCTGGTGCGTTGGGGGCGGGCAGACAGGAATGGAAGTGGTTACTTGGTACGGTAAACAGGAAACGACCACCTGGTCGCAGCAGCCGACTGACCTCCTTGAGAGTATCTTGGATTGGCTCGATATGTTCGAGCACGGAATTGGAGAAAACGAAATCAAACGATCCGGACGGCTCAGGTATGTGCGTAGCCGAGCAGGTATGAACCCGCGAGTAAATACCTTCTCCGATTGCGAGCCGGGTTTCCTCCGGGTCTAGATCGATCCCTACCATGACGCGCCTGCCGACGTGGTTCAAGATGATTTTGGTCAGACGACCATTGCCGCAACCCAGATCGAGCCCGCGTCCGCTCGGGAGCCCGTGGGATAGCACGGTAGCTACCTCGATTGCACGCCAGAAGTTCGTGGCCGGTTGGAAGGGTTCTTGATGCTGAAAAGCCGCCAGCAGTTCTTGCACAGTCACGTTAGTCACGGGCATGTCAAGTAACCGAAGAGTAAGCGTTCAGGCGACTGATGATCTCGTGCTGCATTTCGAGAACCTCGACCGCATCATCCGCATCTATCCCTTCCGGCGTTCGACCATGTTGTACGGCGTCGGCAAACAGCGAGAACACTGTATCGTTACCGTAAGACAGCCTGCCTAAAATGTGTCGTGTACCGCTGCGCAGGTGCTGACTCCAGTGCTGCCAGCTCGCGTACAAGGAGGTGCGAAGTACGGAGAAAGTTTCGTGCTGGCCGTCGTTGGGTAAACGAATATAAATGTCCCGGAAAATATCCACCAGCCCGCAGGCATGTTCTCCCATCACCACGATGAACCATTCACTG
Protein-coding sequences here:
- a CDS encoding class I SAM-dependent methyltransferase → MPVTNVTVQELLAAFQHQEPFQPATNFWRAIEVATVLSHGLPSGRGLDLGCGNGRLTKIILNHVGRRVMVGIDLDPEETRLAIGEGIYSRVHTCSATHIPEPSGSFDFVFSNSVLEHIEPIQDTLKEVSRLLRPGGRFLFTVPSNHFHSCLPAPNAPEQAMAYFETIDKRCAHLRYWTLDEWCANLNNAGLGIEYFQDYMTPREVSRWVFLSNMTSGILYKLYLGKKRPIEIQRALGGRRSSLHMPMLLAAFSAKIMSLGVVPDHNHKTHLRACLLIEAVRRQ